The segment tatttatgtaattctaAAAACGTTAATTCGACGCTTGTTGCAGGAGATTAAAAGCGGAGTAAGACGTTTTGAAAATCTaggagaaagaaattttttttttataaattgagaagcaactttttcatataatacCTTTATAATCTATAGATACGGCTCAGTGCTTCTTACCCATGTAAAAGTTTTAAGGGATAACGTACAAATTCCGTGATAAGAAAATACCAGTCCATTTTGACTGATTAGCATCAGAAGCATCAAGGTTTTACGTTCTCTTGTTGTTGCTATAGTCCAGTTGCtagaaaaaattgcatttgctATTCCTTTGctctgtaaataaaaatatcaataatttacacATAAAAACTTCTGTatagagataaaattttattaatgatttaccTTGAGATTAAGCTCATTTCCATACCagcagtaaaaaaatatttgtaacagCATGCTTCCAAGATATAAGCATAAAGATAGAAATTCAGCGGTAAACAGCTTTGTCtacgaaataaatcaatttattaaatgtaaatgtgcGAAAAATGCGAATATCAAAACATTATTCTCGCAAACATTATTATCTGAAGATAATAAGAATCTTAAAAATAGAACCTTTGATATCAAAAAGATGCTGGTGCAAAGAATGATCAGACTGAAGAAGAAGAGAACCATAACCGTCCAAACGAATAGCGCTCCTACTTTCTTCACAAAAATCTGCACCAATACATGATGCCTGATACACTCTTCGATTTCACTTGATCCTAATTCTTCCCGGAGAGTTTTCGAGGCTCTAAAATTGTCCGTTAATCGGCGACAGATTAATTCGATCTGCCCGCAGGCGTGAATCGTGAAGCCGTAAACAAGGGAATCGAAGGAAACGTTAAGCATCACTGCGTAGAACAATACTGCAATCTGCTGCAGATACGTCGCCAGATAtggaaataatttcgaaatggAATAAGGAACATATGATCTCGTAGGCAAAATCCATTCTCCCTTTTTCAGACTTAAAACCGTCGTAATAATGAAACCGATGGTGGTCGCGTGCGATATTATCAGAAAGGAGAGAGCGCTCCATTTAGCTGTCatgaaaatacatttatcAGTAAAAAGAAGCGTGCAAGATAtggaaaatatatgttatgttTTGCTTATTCGTAAAATGTGTTCTAAATGATGTACATATTTGTATTCGAATCACTTGAATACCTTTACGACCATGTTTTTCCATTATTAGCTCCTCCATAGAATTTCTCGGCTGACACATTTTTACGCGTAAACAGTTTAACACCACCGACAGTTCTTTCTTTCGtaatagaaaatttgcatatttcacGCACAGCGTCACAAACGTTGCAGCGAGAAAAAGCGCTTCTGTTAATTCATGAATGCGATTGCGCGTGCGAAACAATTCTATTACTTCGAAGA is part of the Linepithema humile isolate Giens D197 chromosome 3, Lhum_UNIL_v1.0, whole genome shotgun sequence genome and harbors:
- the LOC105676484 gene encoding odorant receptor 46a-like isoform X1 codes for the protein MDILPVNFKVLWFCGAWKERKNKNIILAFLHACYKYAILILIYQFTIFEVIELFRTRNRIHELTEALFLAATFVTLCVKYANFLLRKKELSVVLNCLRVKMCQPRNSMEELIMEKHGRKAKWSALSFLIISHATTIGFIITTVLSLKKGEWILPTRSYVPYSISKLFPYLATYLQQIAVLFYAVMLNVSFDSLVYGFTIHACGQIELICRRLTDNFRASKTLREELGSSEIEECIRHHVLVQIFVKKVGALFVWTVMVLFFFSLIILCTSIFLISKTKLFTAEFLSLCLYLGSMLLQIFFYCWYGNELNLKSKGIANAIFSSNWTIATTRERKTLMLLMLISQNGLVFSYHGICTLSLKTFTWIFKTSYSAFNLLQQASN
- the LOC105676484 gene encoding odorant receptor 46a-like isoform X2, translated to MDILPVNFKVLWFCGAWKERKNKNIILAFLHACYKYAILILIYQFTIFEVIELFRTRNRIHELTEALFLAATFVTLCVKYANFLLRKKELSVVLNCLRVKMCQPRNSMEELIMEKHGRKAKWSALSFLIISHATTIGFIITTVLSLKKGEWILPTRSYVPYSISKLFPYLATYLQQIAVLFYAVMLNVSFDSLVYGFTIHACGQIELICRRLTDNFRASKTLREELGSSEIEECIRHHVLVQIFVKKVGALFVWTVMVLFFFSLIILCTSIFLISKTKLFTAEFLSLCLYLGSMLLQIFFYCWYGNELNLKSKGIANAIFSSNWTIATTRERKTLMLLMLISQNGLVFSYHGIYFQNVLLRF